The proteins below are encoded in one region of Aquisphaera giovannonii:
- a CDS encoding FkbM family methyltransferase, protein MLKPLLVKLMYNRWFGIPAAVASYAAGAVPTSRKISVLCNFVPPRVRVDVPKRIADGRSFTMYGAGALDQVSRVMWWYGWDGYEKPMPDLFAALSLDSRCVLDIGSYSGFFSLIAATCSPAAHVYAFEPFPPPRAWLERNVAVNGLGGRIHIIPDAVSDQSGEATFYVPKSKTGLMETASSLNARHSPEHVDSIKVRVVTLDDFLDDQHCGPIDLMKIDVETFEDRVLRGGARSIRASRPFIFLEILTSADTGPLEAVRDDLGYVSGQLLPGGIEWQDRISASPHHYDHIFCPAEKVGRIEEVAASLGYRSTPARVGKSA, encoded by the coding sequence GTGCTCAAGCCTCTGCTCGTCAAGTTGATGTACAACCGCTGGTTCGGGATCCCCGCGGCCGTCGCGTCCTATGCGGCCGGCGCCGTCCCGACCTCCCGCAAGATCTCGGTGCTCTGCAACTTCGTCCCGCCGCGGGTACGCGTGGACGTGCCGAAGCGGATCGCGGACGGCCGCTCGTTCACGATGTACGGCGCCGGCGCGCTCGACCAGGTCAGCCGCGTCATGTGGTGGTACGGGTGGGATGGCTATGAGAAGCCCATGCCGGACCTCTTCGCGGCCCTGAGCCTGGATTCGCGCTGCGTCCTGGACATCGGCTCCTACTCGGGGTTCTTCTCGCTGATCGCGGCGACGTGCTCGCCCGCGGCGCATGTCTATGCGTTCGAGCCGTTCCCGCCGCCGAGAGCCTGGCTGGAGAGGAACGTCGCCGTCAACGGGCTCGGCGGTCGGATCCACATCATCCCCGACGCCGTCAGCGACCAGTCGGGAGAGGCCACCTTCTACGTCCCCAAGAGCAAGACCGGCCTGATGGAGACCGCGTCGTCCCTGAACGCCCGGCACAGCCCCGAGCACGTGGATTCGATCAAGGTGCGGGTGGTGACGCTCGACGATTTCCTCGACGACCAGCATTGCGGGCCGATCGACCTGATGAAGATCGACGTCGAGACGTTCGAGGACCGCGTCCTTCGGGGCGGGGCGCGGTCCATCCGGGCGTCCCGGCCGTTCATCTTCCTGGAGATCCTCACGAGCGCGGATACCGGTCCGCTGGAGGCGGTGCGCGACGACCTCGGCTACGTCTCCGGCCAGCTGCTCCCCGGCGGGATCGAATGGCAGGACCGGATCTCGGCCTCCCCCCACCATTACGACCACATCTTCTGCCCCGCCGAGAAGGTGGGCCGGATCGAGGAGGTCGCCGCATCGCTCGGCTACCGGTCGACGCCGGCGAGGGTGGGGAAGTCGGCCTGA